In the Desulfitobacterium hafniense DCB-2 genome, TATGAAGGAATTAAAAGAGTTAAAAGAGTTAAAAGACTTGAAAGAATTAAAGCATTTAAAGCATCTGTCCTCAGTCAAATCCGGCACGGGGATTAAATTCCTGACCCCTGCCGTTTCACCCGGGTCCCACTGTCCGATGCGGATCGCCTCCGTGATTGTCAAGGATATTCAAGGCCTTTCCTCTCTGCTGGTGGGAACTCAGGAGTGTGCCACTCATTCCCGGCTCTTTAACCCCCATCCGGAGGGCAGGCAGGGGGAATTGCACTGGCTGTATACTCTCAGTGATCAAGAGGTGGTGTTTGGCTGCCGGGAAGGATTGCGGGATGCCCTGAAAAAGATGGATCAGGCAGGGGCCAGAGCGATTCTGCTCATCGCCACCTGTATTCCGGAGTTAATCGGCGAGGATATGGAAGGAATCATTCAGGAAATTCAACCGGAACTGTCGGCACGGGTTACTTATGTGATGCTGGGTCAATTCAAGAATGTCAGCCATCCCCCCGGCTCCTGGAAAACCATGAAGGCTCTGGGGTTGCTGATGGAAAAGAAAGCCACGGATCTCAGGCGCATCAATGTGCTGGGCCGGGCACCGGAGGAGGACCATATTCCTGAGCCCTCACTGCTTCCTGAGCTGGTCAGGCAGGGCATTAATCTGCGTTATCTGGCACCGGGTGCCTCCCTGGAGGATCTGCAGAACGCAGGGGATGCAGCGCTTAATCTGGTGCTGTCTCCTTATACCCAGCCCCTTGCCGTGCAGATGCAGGAGGAATTGGGAATTCCCTATGTCAGTCTGCACCATCGTTATGCAGTAAAGGATATCGACCAGGCCTATGAGGACATCGCCCAACGCTTCGGCCTGTCCTGGGGGGATGCCTTTGCCGAAGAGCGCCGGCGGGCCCTGGCTCTGGAAAATCAGGCCCAACAAAGGCTCGACGGGCTGCGGTTTGTCTGCGCGCCCAGGGTCGACTTGCCTATTCCCCTGTCAGTTTACCTGACCGGCCTTGGTATGGAACCCCTGCTGCTCCATTTGGAGGAGTATTATCCTGAGGATAAAGATCATGCCGGGCAACTTATTGCCAGGGGGCAGGACCCTCTGGTCTGCCGGATGGTCAATGAGGAGGCGGAGCTGCCTATTCTGCAAAAGCTGAATCCGGATTTATGTATAGGCTATATGTCCTATACGGATATCAGGATTCCCTGTGTAGCCAATATGATGGATTATTACGGACAGGTGGGTTATGAGCGGACGCGGAGTTTATTGACAAGGATTTTAGGGGTAGCGGCGAAAAAGGAAAATAAGGAGTCAAAGGAAAATAAGGAGAATAAGGAGCAAGGAGGAATGGCTTATGGGACTGCATCGGTTTAAACCGGTACCCTCGGGGCGGATGGGCACATTGTGGACCCTGGCCACGATCAAGGGTGCTGCTCTTGTGGAATTCGGCTGTATGGGGCATATGCTTTACAGCGGTGTCACCTTGAAACGGGCCGGGGTTCACGACGGCTGCAAACTTTACTCCACCCATATCGACGAGGCGGATATTGCTCTGGGAGGAACAGGCCGGCTCAACCATACCCTCGATCATGTCTTAAAGCAGGATCGGCCCCGGGTGATTTTTCTGCTGCCCTCCGCTATTCCCGAGGTCATCGGGACGGATCTTCCGGCCCTCTGCGAGGAACTGCAGGGGGATTACCCTGATGTCCGTTTACTGCCTTTCGGTTATGGCGGCTTTGCGGTCAATCAGCATCGGGGCATCCAGGAAGCTCTGCTTCTCCTGGCCAAAACCTTGCCGGTAACCATCGAAAAAACAGAGCGGCCTACCTTTAATATCATCGGCTCCTGTGCCGATTTGTTCCGCTTCCAGGCTGATGCCGGGGAGATCCTCCGCCTGATGGAGGGAGCCTTCGGTATGAAAGCGGTTTGCGTGATGACTTCCCATACCTCTGTGGAAGAGATCGAGAGCATGGGGAGCGCCCATATCAACCTGGTCCTGCGCCGGGAGGGGGAACCCGCCGCCAGGCATCTGCAAAAGCGCTTCGGCACACCTTATCTGCTCGGGCGTCCCTATGGCCTGGAGGGAACCCGCCTCTGGCTGGAACAGATCGCTCAACTGTCCGGAATCCCGGTGGATGCAGCCTTCCTCAACCAGGAGCGGCAAACTGCCCGCAGCCAGCTGGCACCGGTGATCCCCCATTTCCGGCACATCACACGCTCCCATCCGGAGGAAGCGATGCTCTCTCTGGGCGGGCATGCCGATGTGGTCAAAGGGATTCTGGAATTTGGCTGTAAGGAGCTTTCCCTTCCCCAAGGAACCTGCTGGTGTGATTGTCCCGAGATGGGAAGTGAAGAGATTCCTTATTTTGGGGAAGACCAATGGTCACAGGTGATCGGGGAGCATAAAAAAGGCCTGCTCATGGCCAGCGGTGAAGCTCTGGAATGGGCGGGGCGCAACGGTGACATGCAGATTGCCAATCCCGACACTAAATGGCGGCTGCACCCTTATGACCCGCCTTTGGTCGGATTTCGCGGCGCGGTTCATTTGGTCAACCTGTGGAGCAATGAGGATGGAGATGACCACTGATGAAGGGGAGAACAGGGCAGGTAAATATGAAAAAGGAGCGCCGGCCAGATTTCTGGCCGAGCTGCGCATCCAACGGGCCAAAGATCTGCTGCAAACCTGTTCTTCGGTGAAACAGGTGGCCGAATGCGTGGGCTTTTCCGATAATCTCTATTTTAGTAAAGCCTTTAAAAAGCAAACCGGGGTTTCCCCCTCGGAATTTCGCCAGCATCTTAAAAAAGAATGAACTTTGAAATTCCAAGAGGGCGGGCTGTATAAGAGGGCTCGTAAGATTCGAATCTGGATTCGAATCTTACGAGCCCTCTTATGGTTCACAATATAAGATATGCTTGCTTCTCACCGGCTAGGCGTGACAGAAGGTGAAAGAGCTCAAATAACAAACAAAAAGATGATAAAAGGGCTGGGAAGTGATATAATTAGTATGGAAATATTATGCAGAAAGGAGTGAGG is a window encoding:
- a CDS encoding nitrogenase component 1; protein product: MKELKELKELKDLKELKHLKHLSSVKSGTGIKFLTPAVSPGSHCPMRIASVIVKDIQGLSSLLVGTQECATHSRLFNPHPEGRQGELHWLYTLSDQEVVFGCREGLRDALKKMDQAGARAILLIATCIPELIGEDMEGIIQEIQPELSARVTYVMLGQFKNVSHPPGSWKTMKALGLLMEKKATDLRRINVLGRAPEEDHIPEPSLLPELVRQGINLRYLAPGASLEDLQNAGDAALNLVLSPYTQPLAVQMQEELGIPYVSLHHRYAVKDIDQAYEDIAQRFGLSWGDAFAEERRRALALENQAQQRLDGLRFVCAPRVDLPIPLSVYLTGLGMEPLLLHLEEYYPEDKDHAGQLIARGQDPLVCRMVNEEAELPILQKLNPDLCIGYMSYTDIRIPCVANMMDYYGQVGYERTRSLLTRILGVAAKKENKESKENKENKEQGGMAYGTASV
- a CDS encoding nitrogenase component 1, yielding MGLHRFKPVPSGRMGTLWTLATIKGAALVEFGCMGHMLYSGVTLKRAGVHDGCKLYSTHIDEADIALGGTGRLNHTLDHVLKQDRPRVIFLLPSAIPEVIGTDLPALCEELQGDYPDVRLLPFGYGGFAVNQHRGIQEALLLLAKTLPVTIEKTERPTFNIIGSCADLFRFQADAGEILRLMEGAFGMKAVCVMTSHTSVEEIESMGSAHINLVLRREGEPAARHLQKRFGTPYLLGRPYGLEGTRLWLEQIAQLSGIPVDAAFLNQERQTARSQLAPVIPHFRHITRSHPEEAMLSLGGHADVVKGILEFGCKELSLPQGTCWCDCPEMGSEEIPYFGEDQWSQVIGEHKKGLLMASGEALEWAGRNGDMQIANPDTKWRLHPYDPPLVGFRGAVHLVNLWSNEDGDDH
- a CDS encoding helix-turn-helix domain-containing protein; this translates as MEMTTDEGENRAGKYEKGAPARFLAELRIQRAKDLLQTCSSVKQVAECVGFSDNLYFSKAFKKQTGVSPSEFRQHLKKE